Proteins encoded together in one Corynebacterium liangguodongii window:
- a CDS encoding DUF3000 domain-containing protein, with translation MTNSETPVHARQASSGDTAGDNAASPAEFRAAVESMHAASLRPEITLGTIRPPQRPAPYSHAIGLEISREHPAASPLDAEADAFGRLILLHSPDAEEAWEGSMRLVAYIQADMDDAVASDPLLPDVAWQWLGESLEECGAGYTNLGGTVTSTSSVRFGEIGGPPRAYQLEMRASWTADGIDLSSHVEAFAKVLAHVAGLPPEGVAKLGAR, from the coding sequence GTGACCAATTCCGAGACCCCAGTCCACGCGCGGCAGGCGAGCTCTGGCGATACCGCCGGCGACAACGCCGCCTCGCCCGCGGAATTCCGGGCCGCCGTCGAGTCCATGCACGCGGCCTCCCTGCGCCCGGAGATTACCCTCGGCACGATCCGACCCCCGCAGCGGCCCGCTCCGTATAGCCACGCCATCGGGCTGGAAATCTCCCGCGAGCACCCCGCCGCCTCCCCGCTCGATGCCGAGGCCGACGCGTTCGGCCGCCTCATCTTGCTCCACTCCCCCGACGCCGAAGAGGCATGGGAGGGCTCCATGCGCCTCGTCGCCTACATCCAGGCAGACATGGACGACGCGGTGGCCTCCGACCCCCTGCTCCCCGACGTGGCCTGGCAGTGGCTTGGTGAATCTCTGGAGGAATGCGGCGCCGGGTACACTAACCTGGGCGGGACCGTGACCTCGACGTCCTCGGTGCGTTTCGGGGAGATTGGCGGCCCGCCGCGCGCCTACCAATTGGAGATGCGCGCGTCGTGGACCGCAGACGGCATCGATCTCTCCTCCCACGTGGAAGCTTTTGCGAAGGTGCTCGCTCACGTTGCGGGCTTGCCCCCCGAGGGCGTGGCCAAGCTCGGCGCTCGATAG
- a CDS encoding HRDC domain-containing protein, which translates to MAAFELVADPRAFRRAADALSCGRGPFAVDTERASNFRYDDRAFLVQVYRRDAGTFLIAPEGHRDAVKDIFAPVLGGGEWVLHAAGEDLPSLGALGLYPGAVFDTELAGRLAGLERTNLAAVVREFTGVELQKGHGREDWSQVPLPDAWLQYAALDVAYLLDVAEALTEYLDRAGKLDALRQELDHVVDTHGPHNRPTPKTWRDLKGVSRLRQPESLAVAQALWERRDEIAFAADASPHSVLPGSVIIAIAASLPATPRELAAIKGFPARRRGETGRWFDVVSQAYSTPREQWPLPHDPPPGPPSKSAWQRHHPQSWERLVAVREALASHAARLDIAPEVLLTPAVLRQVVWELSTHQLSETDTVARALSHAGAREWQVAAVAPTIAARIRSM; encoded by the coding sequence GTGGCCGCATTCGAGCTCGTCGCGGACCCGCGCGCTTTTCGACGCGCAGCCGACGCGCTTTCCTGCGGGCGCGGCCCGTTCGCGGTGGATACTGAGCGCGCCTCGAACTTTCGTTACGACGACCGCGCCTTCCTCGTCCAGGTCTACCGGCGCGACGCAGGGACCTTCCTTATCGCCCCGGAGGGACACCGGGACGCCGTCAAAGACATCTTCGCCCCAGTGCTCGGCGGCGGCGAGTGGGTCCTCCACGCCGCCGGGGAAGATCTCCCCAGCCTGGGAGCGCTGGGCCTTTATCCCGGCGCGGTGTTCGACACCGAGCTCGCCGGCCGCCTCGCCGGGTTAGAACGCACCAACCTCGCCGCGGTCGTGCGCGAATTCACGGGCGTGGAGCTGCAAAAAGGCCACGGGCGCGAGGACTGGTCACAGGTTCCGCTTCCCGACGCCTGGTTGCAATACGCCGCACTAGACGTCGCATACCTTCTCGACGTCGCCGAGGCGCTCACAGAATACCTCGATCGGGCGGGCAAGCTCGATGCGCTGCGTCAGGAGCTTGACCACGTCGTCGATACGCATGGCCCCCATAACCGCCCCACGCCGAAGACGTGGCGCGACCTCAAGGGCGTGTCCCGCCTGCGCCAGCCGGAGAGCCTTGCTGTGGCCCAGGCGCTATGGGAGCGCCGGGACGAGATTGCCTTCGCTGCCGACGCCTCGCCGCACAGCGTCCTTCCGGGCTCCGTCATCATCGCCATCGCCGCTTCCCTGCCCGCCACTCCCCGCGAACTCGCGGCCATCAAGGGTTTTCCCGCGCGGCGACGCGGAGAGACCGGGAGGTGGTTCGACGTCGTATCCCAGGCCTACTCCACCCCGCGGGAGCAGTGGCCGCTTCCCCACGACCCGCCCCCGGGACCACCCAGCAAATCTGCGTGGCAGAGGCATCACCCTCAATCGTGGGAGAGGCTCGTCGCGGTGCGAGAGGCGCTCGCCTCCCACGCCGCGCGGCTCGACATCGCCCCCGAGGTCCTTCTCACGCCCGCGGTGCTGCGGCAGGTGGTGTGGGAACTGAGCACGCATCAGTTGAGCGAGACCGATACCGTAGCGCGGGCCCTCTCACATGCCGGTGCGCGCGAATGGCAGGTCGCGGCCGTTGCCCCCACAATCGCCGCACGCATCCGCAGTATGTAG
- the dxs gene encoding 1-deoxy-D-xylulose-5-phosphate synthase — MNLLDSITSPADLKHLDVNELEELAGQIRQLLIEKVSATGGHLGPNLGVVELTIALHYVFDSPREPIIFDTSHQSYVHKILTGRAGMFDTLRKKGGLSGYTSRAESPHDFTESSHASVALSYADGLSKAKELAGRGEDRVVAVVGDGALTGGMCWEALNNIAAGERNVVIVVNDNGRSYSPTIGGFAKNLTRLRDQLAQIRMQRKYDEMMESGKRTLQSMGWVGERAFEALSALKEGVKTQVVPSEMFPELGMKYIGPVEGHDVKALLHALNYASTHAGPIIVHVATEKGHGFAPAVNHVADQMHSTGAIDPVTGEALSASAPGWTSVFSEELLAAARKRDDIVAITAAMAGPTGLTPFAEEFPARFFDVGIAEQHAVTSAAGLALGGLHPVVAIYSTFLNRGFDQLLMDVGLIKQPVTLVLDRSGVTGSDGASHNGVWDLAIASVVPGIRIAAPRDPARLREEFREAIAHETGPTVVRFPKGDVGADIEAIERTPSGVDVLFRPAGEPGPGDLDVLLVAVGSFAENAILAAENLAADGVRVTVVDPRWVIPIDPTLIEMAERADMVVVYEDGVVRGGVGSALGEALNAVEVDTPLRQLAFPDIFPEHASRSEILRDYGLDAESVEAQVREWTLAYRQ; from the coding sequence GTGAACCTGCTGGACTCGATCACGTCGCCGGCGGACCTCAAACACCTCGACGTCAACGAACTTGAGGAGCTTGCGGGGCAGATCCGGCAGCTGCTCATCGAGAAGGTCTCCGCCACCGGCGGCCACCTCGGCCCCAACCTCGGCGTCGTAGAGCTCACCATCGCACTGCACTACGTCTTCGATTCGCCGCGCGAGCCGATCATCTTCGATACCTCGCACCAGTCATACGTGCACAAGATCCTCACCGGGCGCGCCGGAATGTTTGACACCCTGCGTAAGAAGGGCGGCCTGTCCGGCTACACTTCCCGCGCGGAATCCCCGCACGACTTTACCGAATCCTCCCACGCCTCCGTCGCGTTGTCCTACGCCGACGGGCTGTCGAAAGCAAAGGAACTCGCCGGGCGCGGCGAGGACCGAGTCGTTGCCGTGGTTGGCGACGGCGCGCTCACCGGCGGGATGTGTTGGGAGGCGCTGAACAACATCGCGGCGGGGGAGCGCAACGTTGTGATCGTCGTCAACGACAACGGAAGGTCGTATTCGCCGACTATCGGTGGGTTCGCGAAAAACCTCACCCGCCTGCGCGACCAGCTCGCGCAGATCCGAATGCAGCGTAAGTACGACGAGATGATGGAATCCGGCAAGCGCACTCTGCAATCCATGGGGTGGGTCGGCGAGCGGGCCTTCGAGGCGCTGAGTGCCCTGAAGGAGGGCGTGAAGACGCAGGTCGTGCCATCGGAGATGTTCCCCGAGCTCGGCATGAAATACATCGGCCCAGTCGAAGGGCACGACGTCAAGGCGCTGCTCCATGCCCTGAACTACGCCAGCACCCACGCCGGGCCGATCATCGTCCACGTGGCCACGGAGAAAGGCCACGGATTCGCTCCAGCGGTCAACCACGTCGCCGACCAGATGCACTCCACGGGGGCCATCGACCCCGTCACGGGCGAGGCACTGAGCGCCTCGGCACCGGGGTGGACCTCGGTGTTTTCGGAAGAACTCCTCGCTGCCGCCCGTAAGCGCGACGACATCGTGGCCATCACGGCGGCGATGGCTGGGCCCACAGGGCTCACCCCTTTCGCCGAAGAGTTCCCCGCGCGATTTTTTGACGTCGGCATCGCAGAGCAGCACGCCGTGACCTCCGCCGCGGGCCTTGCACTCGGCGGGCTCCACCCCGTTGTGGCCATCTATTCGACGTTCCTCAACCGCGGCTTCGACCAACTTCTCATGGACGTCGGCTTGATCAAGCAGCCGGTCACCCTCGTACTGGATCGCTCGGGCGTGACAGGTTCCGACGGCGCGAGCCACAACGGGGTGTGGGACCTCGCCATCGCCTCGGTGGTGCCGGGCATACGCATCGCCGCCCCCCGCGACCCGGCGCGGCTGAGGGAGGAGTTCCGCGAAGCCATTGCGCACGAGACAGGTCCGACCGTGGTGCGTTTCCCCAAAGGCGACGTCGGGGCGGATATCGAGGCCATCGAGCGCACGCCATCGGGCGTCGATGTGTTGTTCCGGCCCGCCGGCGAGCCAGGGCCGGGCGACCTCGACGTCCTCCTCGTTGCCGTGGGCAGCTTCGCCGAAAACGCCATACTCGCCGCGGAGAACCTCGCCGCTGACGGGGTGCGCGTGACCGTCGTCGACCCGCGGTGGGTCATCCCCATTGACCCCACCCTTATCGAGATGGCGGAGCGGGCTGACATGGTCGTAGTCTACGAGGACGGGGTCGTGCGCGGGGGAGTCGGATCCGCGCTGGGTGAAGCCCTCAATGCCGTCGAAGTTGACACGCCGTTGCGGCAGCTAGCCTTCCCGGACATTTTCCCCGAGCACGCGTCGCGCTCCGAGATCCTGCGGGACTACGGGCTTGACGCCGAGTCTGTGGAGGCGCAGGTGCGCGAATGGACTTTGGCGTACCGCCAGTAG
- a CDS encoding class I SAM-dependent RNA methyltransferase encodes MSEIELDVTAIAHGGAGIARDESGRVVFIDGAVPGDTVRARLTKTKKRWARASLVDVLSPSPSRVPHTCPAAAAGAGCCDYSHIAAGDQLEFKKHVLIGQLRALAGRSSVFGAAGVPEDVDAIALEPVVGWRTRVRLGVDGSGRAGLRHARSNDLVTQVACTQAVPGLLDGVVGTRARTFNPGSEVVAVRDADGQRHVVETAQAPRGKRVERAVTVLEGTGTVTERVGAHAYTFPATAFWQAHTRAPDTYAAIVEEWGAGEYERRAGWDLYGGVGVFVPAIDRALGGASHIDSVDISASAAGRDQACFEKYPLSVHNMAVEEARSLVDPGLVVLDPPRTGAGEGVVRMIAAARPQRVIHIGCDPATFARDLATFGERGYAVTRLMLIDAFPNTHHFEVVAALEPAGGA; translated from the coding sequence GTGAGCGAGATCGAGCTCGACGTCACCGCCATCGCGCACGGCGGGGCCGGCATCGCCCGCGACGAGAGCGGGCGGGTCGTCTTTATCGACGGAGCCGTGCCGGGCGATACCGTGCGGGCGCGGCTGACCAAGACGAAGAAGCGCTGGGCGCGCGCCTCGCTTGTCGACGTCTTATCGCCCTCGCCCTCCCGCGTCCCGCATACCTGCCCGGCTGCGGCTGCCGGGGCGGGCTGCTGCGACTACTCGCACATCGCCGCTGGTGACCAGCTCGAGTTTAAAAAGCACGTTCTTATAGGCCAGCTCCGGGCGCTTGCGGGCCGCTCGAGCGTCTTTGGCGCGGCGGGGGTGCCCGAGGACGTGGACGCCATCGCGCTCGAGCCGGTTGTGGGGTGGCGCACGAGGGTCCGCCTCGGCGTTGATGGTAGTGGCCGCGCGGGTCTGCGCCACGCCCGTTCCAATGACCTGGTGACCCAGGTAGCCTGCACGCAGGCGGTCCCGGGGCTGCTCGACGGGGTCGTCGGCACGCGGGCGCGAACCTTTAACCCCGGCTCAGAGGTCGTTGCGGTGCGCGACGCCGACGGGCAGCGCCACGTCGTCGAGACCGCACAGGCCCCGCGCGGCAAGCGCGTCGAGCGGGCTGTCACGGTGCTCGAAGGCACGGGCACCGTGACCGAGCGGGTGGGAGCGCACGCCTATACCTTTCCTGCGACGGCGTTTTGGCAGGCCCACACCCGCGCGCCCGACACGTACGCCGCCATCGTGGAGGAATGGGGTGCCGGCGAGTACGAGCGTCGCGCCGGGTGGGACCTCTACGGCGGAGTGGGCGTGTTCGTCCCCGCCATCGACCGCGCGCTAGGTGGTGCGAGCCACATCGATTCGGTCGACATCTCTGCTTCGGCGGCGGGGCGCGACCAAGCGTGCTTTGAAAAATACCCGCTGAGCGTGCACAACATGGCGGTCGAAGAGGCCCGCTCGCTTGTTGACCCAGGGCTGGTCGTCCTCGATCCGCCCCGCACGGGCGCCGGAGAGGGCGTCGTACGGATGATCGCGGCGGCGCGGCCGCAGCGGGTGATCCACATCGGGTGCGACCCGGCCACCTTCGCCCGCGACCTGGCAACCTTCGGGGAGCGCGGGTACGCGGTGACGCGGCTCATGCTTATCGACGCCTTCCCCAACACCCACCACTTCGAAGTCGTCGCCGCTCTCGAACCCGCAGGCGGCGCTTAG
- a CDS encoding DUF3710 domain-containing protein produces the protein MALWPFGKKKSAQPARDAAAEKDDPQLAAQEPGIDAAEAEQAAEPADPVVIAHDAVGGETGPFDGDSVNIDDFDFSDFSSVTLNLGSMRIPLPKESQVQVEMGEAGPKMVHIVTRHGRATPVAFAAPRTGGIWESSSEEIAEGMRSEGMPVRFETGPWGREVVGTGTNGVIRIIGVEGPRWLYRVTLAAPTGKEDELAQLGRELVGRSFIYRGADPILAGNSLPVVLPAQLAQQVQQAVIARNAQQGGDGARPEQATVASLSEALGRVMEENARQEPGTR, from the coding sequence ATGGCCCTTTGGCCCTTTGGAAAGAAAAAATCGGCCCAGCCCGCCCGCGACGCGGCGGCCGAGAAGGACGATCCGCAGCTCGCGGCGCAGGAGCCCGGGATCGACGCGGCGGAGGCGGAGCAGGCCGCCGAGCCTGCCGATCCTGTGGTCATCGCCCACGACGCAGTCGGTGGGGAGACCGGCCCGTTTGATGGAGACAGCGTCAACATCGACGATTTCGACTTCAGCGACTTCTCCAGCGTCACCTTGAACCTCGGGTCCATGCGCATCCCGCTGCCGAAGGAGTCCCAGGTGCAGGTGGAGATGGGCGAGGCCGGGCCGAAGATGGTCCACATTGTCACCCGCCACGGGCGAGCCACCCCAGTCGCGTTTGCCGCGCCTCGCACCGGGGGGATCTGGGAGAGCTCGTCTGAGGAAATCGCCGAGGGGATGCGCTCGGAGGGAATGCCGGTCCGGTTCGAGACCGGGCCGTGGGGCCGCGAGGTCGTGGGCACCGGGACCAACGGGGTAATCAGGATCATCGGCGTGGAGGGCCCGCGCTGGCTCTACCGCGTGACCCTCGCGGCGCCAACGGGCAAGGAGGACGAGCTCGCGCAGCTCGGCCGCGAGCTCGTCGGGCGCAGCTTCATCTACCGCGGCGCGGATCCCATCCTGGCGGGCAATTCCCTGCCCGTGGTGCTGCCCGCTCAGCTCGCCCAGCAGGTCCAGCAGGCCGTTATTGCCCGCAACGCCCAGCAGGGTGGGGATGGGGCACGGCCGGAGCAGGCTACTGTGGCGTCGTTAAGCGAGGCGCTCGGCAGGGTGATGGAAGAAAACGCCAGGCAGGAACCGGGAACTCGGTGA
- the dut gene encoding dUTP diphosphatase translates to MNTPERDSQLFDALRVKRLDPAAIVPTRAHPDDAGADLYSVEELTLQPGQRALVGTGIAIALPAGTVGLIHPRSGLAARCGLSIVNTPGTVDAGYRGEIKVCLINTDVETPIEITRGMRIAQLVVQKVELCEVVEVDALDETERGSGGYGSTGTH, encoded by the coding sequence GTGAACACCCCAGAACGAGATAGCCAGCTTTTCGACGCCCTGCGTGTCAAGCGTCTCGACCCAGCGGCGATCGTGCCCACGAGAGCGCACCCAGACGATGCCGGGGCAGACCTCTACTCCGTGGAAGAGCTCACCTTGCAGCCCGGGCAGCGGGCGCTGGTGGGCACGGGCATCGCGATTGCCCTGCCCGCGGGCACGGTCGGGTTGATCCACCCCCGCTCCGGGCTCGCCGCGAGGTGCGGGTTGAGTATTGTCAACACGCCGGGCACCGTCGATGCGGGCTACCGCGGCGAGATCAAGGTCTGCTTGATCAACACCGACGTCGAAACGCCGATCGAGATCACCCGCGGGATGCGCATCGCGCAGCTCGTCGTGCAAAAGGTCGAGCTCTGCGAGGTCGTCGAAGTCGATGCGCTCGATGAGACCGAGCGCGGATCCGGGGGCTACGGTTCCACGGGAACCCACTAG
- a CDS encoding DUF3093 domain-containing protein: protein MHNSDVDQIRGATEVLYRERQWVPWYFWLAGALFSLLVAAQFALNRNALWFFGPLIVVCALAGWFMVWLSRTVVVVERDASGTRWLSVDGANLPHTVVARSIVVPASARRNALGRQLDPAAFLVTHGWVKEHALIVLDDPEDPTPYWLVSSQDPARLLEAFVPAER, encoded by the coding sequence ATGCACAACAGCGACGTTGATCAGATCCGCGGGGCCACGGAGGTGCTCTACCGCGAGCGGCAGTGGGTGCCGTGGTACTTCTGGCTGGCCGGGGCCCTGTTTAGCCTGCTTGTGGCCGCACAGTTCGCGCTCAACCGCAACGCGTTGTGGTTTTTCGGCCCGCTCATTGTCGTCTGCGCGCTCGCGGGGTGGTTTATGGTGTGGCTCTCGCGCACCGTGGTGGTAGTCGAGCGCGATGCCTCGGGCACCCGGTGGCTCAGCGTCGACGGAGCGAACCTGCCCCACACAGTCGTGGCCCGCTCGATAGTGGTGCCGGCCTCTGCCCGGCGCAACGCCCTCGGGCGCCAACTCGACCCCGCGGCCTTCCTCGTCACCCACGGCTGGGTCAAGGAACACGCCCTCATCGTTCTCGACGACCCGGAGGACCCCACCCCCTACTGGCTCGTATCCTCCCAGGACCCAGCGCGCCTGCTCGAGGCGTTCGTCCCGGCGGAGCGCTAG
- a CDS encoding DUF4193 domain-containing protein, with protein sequence MATDYDAPRRSVDDDIETDSLEGLKAAEAAGSSMDDEGEIVDSFELPSQDLSGEELNVNVVPRREDEFTCGSCFLVQKKNRLAYEDGGVAICLDCE encoded by the coding sequence ATGGCGACAGACTACGACGCCCCGCGCCGCAGCGTGGACGACGACATTGAAACCGATTCCCTCGAAGGCCTCAAGGCCGCGGAGGCCGCCGGCAGCAGCATGGACGACGAAGGGGAGATCGTTGACTCCTTCGAGCTGCCCAGCCAGGACCTCTCGGGCGAGGAGCTCAACGTCAACGTGGTTCCCCGCCGCGAGGACGAATTTACCTGCGGGTCCTGCTTCCTCGTGCAGAAGAAAAACCGCCTCGCCTACGAAGACGGCGGCGTGGCTATCTGCCTCGACTGCGAGTAG
- a CDS encoding inositol monophosphatase family protein produces the protein MLSRDDAPSLLPLAADIASRAADLVAQRRAALVAAGGLSVAATKSSEVDPVTVVDRASEEFIAREIARLRPGDGIVGEEGTHDAGTTGVQWIVDPIDGTVNFLYGIPSYAVSLGVAVDGQLVAGAVCNPATGELFSAARGCGARVQRGGKSREITASQATRLAHSLVATGFSYSSQRRASQAEILTEVLPRVRDIRRAGSAALDLCAVACGRVDAYFEHGTHPWDYAAGAVIAAEAGATVHHPGLDAEGAQGRLTAAAAPGVWAEFAALLKNAGAWEPLC, from the coding sequence ATGCTTTCGCGTGACGACGCCCCCTCGCTGCTCCCCCTCGCCGCCGACATCGCCTCCCGCGCAGCCGACCTGGTTGCACAGCGCCGCGCAGCCCTCGTGGCCGCGGGCGGCCTGTCCGTGGCGGCGACGAAGAGCTCCGAGGTTGACCCTGTGACGGTGGTTGACCGAGCGAGCGAGGAATTTATCGCTCGAGAGATCGCCCGGCTGCGGCCCGGGGACGGCATCGTCGGGGAGGAGGGCACGCACGACGCGGGCACGACCGGCGTGCAGTGGATTGTCGATCCCATCGACGGCACCGTGAACTTCCTCTACGGCATCCCGAGCTACGCCGTCTCCCTCGGCGTCGCCGTCGACGGGCAGCTCGTCGCCGGGGCGGTGTGCAATCCGGCGACCGGCGAGCTCTTTAGCGCCGCGCGGGGCTGCGGCGCTCGCGTGCAGCGAGGCGGAAAGTCCCGCGAGATCACCGCGTCGCAGGCGACCCGGCTTGCGCACTCCCTCGTGGCCACCGGGTTTTCCTACTCGAGTCAGCGCAGGGCGAGCCAGGCGGAGATCCTCACCGAGGTGCTGCCCCGCGTGCGGGATATCCGCCGCGCCGGGTCGGCCGCGCTCGACCTGTGCGCCGTGGCCTGCGGCCGGGTCGACGCGTACTTCGAACACGGGACGCACCCGTGGGATTACGCCGCCGGCGCGGTCATCGCCGCGGAGGCGGGCGCGACGGTCCACCACCCGGGGCTCGACGCCGAAGGTGCGCAGGGGCGGCTCACCGCCGCGGCGGCCCCCGGCGTGTGGGCGGAATTCGCGGCGCTGCTCAAGAATGCCGGGGCGTGGGAGCCGCTGTGCTAA
- the ppgK gene encoding polyphosphate--glucose phosphotransferase, with product MAAQTSPGVALGIDVGGSAVKGALVDVARGHLRGEQVTIPTPRPATPEAVAETVADIASRLDWAGPVGVAFPSVIVDQVALTAANIDPAWIGTGARETFTSRLGTSEVSVLNDADAAGLAEVAFGDPAARSGAVLFLTFGTGIGSALFIDGRLFPNTELGHLMVGSEQAEHQASSAVKDRLGLSFEQWARRVDAVLGEYEALFNPSLIVVGGGISENAEKWVGLLNTRARVIPAQLRNRAGIIGAAMAAVDRLTP from the coding sequence ATGGCAGCACAGACTAGCCCCGGTGTGGCGCTTGGGATAGACGTCGGCGGGTCCGCAGTCAAGGGTGCGTTGGTGGATGTGGCTCGCGGCCATCTGCGCGGCGAGCAGGTCACCATCCCCACCCCGCGGCCCGCCACCCCCGAGGCCGTTGCTGAAACCGTCGCGGACATCGCGAGCAGGCTCGACTGGGCGGGCCCCGTCGGCGTCGCGTTCCCCAGCGTCATCGTCGATCAGGTGGCGCTCACCGCCGCCAACATCGACCCCGCGTGGATTGGTACGGGAGCGCGCGAGACGTTCACCTCGCGGCTGGGCACAAGCGAGGTCAGCGTGCTTAACGACGCCGACGCGGCCGGCCTCGCAGAAGTCGCCTTCGGCGATCCCGCGGCACGCTCCGGCGCCGTGCTCTTCCTCACCTTCGGCACCGGCATCGGCTCGGCTCTCTTCATCGACGGCCGCCTCTTTCCCAACACCGAACTAGGCCACCTCATGGTCGGCTCCGAACAGGCGGAGCACCAGGCCTCCTCGGCCGTCAAAGACCGCCTCGGGCTTAGCTTCGAGCAATGGGCGCGGCGTGTCGACGCCGTGCTCGGCGAGTACGAGGCGCTATTTAACCCCTCCCTCATCGTCGTCGGCGGCGGGATTTCGGAAAACGCCGAAAAGTGGGTCGGCCTGCTCAACACCAGGGCACGGGTGATCCCGGCGCAGCTGCGCAACCGGGCGGGAATCATCGGCGCCGCGATGGCCGCAGTGGACCGCCTCACTCCTTAA
- a CDS encoding RNA polymerase sigma factor yields MAVSENSETAADQAEAGAPAAPARKAAKRTAKKATKKAAKKTAKKTVKKTAKKTAKKAVKRAAKKNTAAFPAEATPAEDELDDRLDGGLGEAETEESDIDGEDFDALIDDDEEFGGDLDDELGDDGVDGVDDESDENDDAEDEDAGASVWDIEESATLRQARKDAQLTASADSVRAYLKQIGKVALLDAEMEVSLAKRIEAGLYAQHRLDEMERAAAEGDKDAKLTPAVKRDLRAVARDGRKAKNHLLEANLRLVVSLAKRYTGRGMAFLDLIQEGNLGLIRAVEKFDYSKGYKFSTYATWWIRQAITRAMADQARTIRIPVHMVEVINKLGRIQRELLQDLGREPTPQELAKEMDITEEKVLEIQQYAREPISLDQTIGDEGDSQLGDFIEDSEAVVAVDAVSFTLLQDQLQDVLHTLSEREAGVVRLRFGLTDGMPRTLDEIGQVYGVTRERIRQIESKTMSKLRHPSRSQVLRDYLD; encoded by the coding sequence GTGGCAGTCAGCGAGAATTCCGAGACCGCGGCGGACCAGGCTGAAGCCGGCGCGCCAGCGGCGCCTGCCCGGAAGGCAGCCAAGCGCACTGCTAAGAAGGCCACCAAGAAGGCGGCGAAGAAGACCGCTAAGAAAACCGTGAAGAAGACGGCGAAAAAAACGGCCAAGAAGGCCGTCAAGCGCGCCGCGAAGAAGAACACCGCCGCCTTCCCCGCGGAGGCCACGCCCGCCGAGGACGAGCTCGACGATCGCCTCGACGGCGGCCTTGGCGAGGCAGAGACCGAAGAGTCCGACATCGACGGCGAAGACTTCGACGCGCTGATCGACGACGACGAGGAGTTCGGCGGCGATCTCGACGACGAGCTCGGGGACGACGGCGTCGACGGCGTCGATGACGAATCCGACGAGAACGACGACGCCGAGGACGAAGACGCCGGCGCCTCCGTCTGGGACATCGAGGAATCCGCCACCCTGCGCCAGGCCCGCAAGGACGCCCAGCTCACTGCGTCGGCAGACTCCGTTCGCGCCTACCTCAAGCAGATTGGCAAGGTCGCTCTTCTCGATGCTGAGATGGAGGTCTCCCTAGCCAAGCGCATCGAGGCAGGCCTCTACGCGCAGCACCGGCTCGACGAGATGGAGCGCGCCGCCGCCGAGGGCGATAAGGACGCCAAGCTCACCCCCGCCGTCAAGCGCGACCTGCGCGCCGTCGCCCGCGACGGCCGCAAGGCGAAGAACCACCTGCTGGAGGCTAACCTGCGCCTCGTCGTCTCCCTGGCCAAGCGCTACACCGGCCGCGGCATGGCGTTTTTGGACCTCATCCAGGAGGGCAACTTAGGCCTGATCCGCGCCGTGGAGAAGTTCGACTACTCCAAGGGGTACAAGTTCTCCACCTACGCGACCTGGTGGATCCGTCAGGCGATCACCCGCGCGATGGCTGACCAGGCCCGCACGATCCGCATACCGGTGCACATGGTCGAGGTCATCAACAAGCTCGGCCGCATCCAGCGCGAGCTGCTCCAGGACCTCGGCCGCGAACCGACGCCGCAGGAGTTGGCGAAGGAGATGGATATCACCGAGGAGAAGGTCCTCGAGATCCAGCAGTACGCCCGCGAGCCCATCTCCCTCGATCAGACGATTGGCGACGAAGGCGACAGCCAACTCGGAGACTTCATCGAGGACTCCGAGGCCGTCGTGGCCGTCGATGCTGTCTCGTTCACCTTGCTTCAAGACCAGCTCCAAGACGTCCTACACACGCTGTCCGAGCGCGAGGCCGGCGTCGTTCGCCTCCGCTTCGGGCTTACCGACGGCATGCCCCGCACGCTTGACGAAATCGGCCAAGTCTACGGCGTCACTCGAGAGCGCATCCGCCAGATCGAATCGAAGACGATGTCGAAGCTGCGCCATCCCTCGCGCTCCCAGGTCCTGCGCGACTACCTCGACTAG